GGGCGATCCCGATCTGGGCCTTGTGCCGGACCACGGCCTTGCACATGCGCTCGGGGTGGAGCGCGCCCGCGCCATTGTTGATGTTCTTGCCGTCGGGCTCGACGCCGAGGCGGATCACCTTCGCGCCCAGCTCCTCGAAGACCATCGGCGCCACCTTGTAGGCAGCGCCGTTGCCGCAGTCGATCACCACGGTCATGCCCTCGAGCGTCAGCGAGCGAGGGAAGATCGCCTTGAGGTGGACCACGTAGCGCGCCCCGGCGTCGTCGATGCGGAAGGCCTTTCCGACCTTGGTGGCCGTGGGCCGGAGGTGCTCGATCTTGTTGTCGAAGATCAGCGACTCGAGCCTGGCCTCGGTCTCGTCGGGGAGCTTGAAGCCGTCCCTCGCGAAGAACTTGATCCCGTTGTCCTGGTAGGGGTTGTGCGAGGCGCTGATCACCGCGCCGGCGTCGGCACGCATCGACTCGACGAGGAAGGAGATCCCCGGCGTGGGGATCGGCCCGACCAGCACCGCGTCCACGCCCATCGAGCAGACGCCGGACATCAGCGCGCCCTCCAGCATGTATCCCGAGAGGCGCGTATCCTTGCCGATCACGATCTTGTGCCGATGGCTGCCGTTCCGGATCAGGAAGGCGAGCGCCCGCCCGAGCTGGAGCGCCATCTCGGCCGTCATCGGATGGATGTTTGCGACGCCGCGGACGCCGTCGGTCCCAAAGAGCTTGCGGCTCGCCGGTTTTGCCTCGTTCATGGATCGTCTTCCCCTACCCGTTCACGCCGGCATCGAAGCCCGGCGTCGCAAAGAATGGGGTCGCTCTACCGCCGAACGGCTCCTTCGTCCAGAGGCCACGCCGCTCGGACGGGGTCCCATCGCCTCGCGACGCGACCGTTCGACACCGGCCATCGAAAGCGAGATCGCGGGTTGACCAAATTTCGATCGAGTCGGAACATGCGCCCTCCCCATTCCGACGAGGAGTCAGCGATGAGCCACATCCAGTTCGTGCCCGCGGCGACGCGCAAGCCCAAGCCGGACGAGGGGGGCCTGGGATTCGGGCGCATTTTCACCGACCACATGTTGCTGGCGGACTACGACGTCGACAAGGGCTGGCACGGCGCGCGGATCGTCCCCTACGGGCCGCTCTCCCTCGATCCCGCCGCCGCGGTCCTCCACTACGGCCAGGAGCTCTTCGAGGGGATCAAGGCCTTCCGCGGCGGCGACGGGAAGGTCCGCCTCTTCCGCACGGAGAAGAACTGCGAGCGGATGGCGGCGGGCGCGGCGCGGCTCTGCATCCCGCCGATCGATCCGGCCTTCATGCTCGAGATGATCACCGAGCTCGTCCGGGTGGAGCAGGACTGGGTGCCCCGCGCCCCCGGCACCGCGCTCTACATCCGGCCGACGCTGATCGCCACCGAGCCCTTCCTGGGCGTCCGTCCGGCGAAGACCTATACCTTCTTCGTCGTGCTGAGCCCCGTTGGCGCGTACTACGCCGAGGGGATCGATCCGGTGCGGATCTGGGTCGAGGCGAAGTACGTTCGCGCAGCCAGGGGCGGCCTCGGCGCCGTGAAGGCGGGCGCGAACTACGCGGCCAGCCTGCTCGCCGGCGAGGAGGCGAAGAAGAAGGGATACGCCCAGGTGCTCTGGCTCGACGCCATCGAGCACCGTTGGTTCGAGGAGGTGGGGACCATGAACCTCTTCCTCCGGATCGGCGACGAGGTCGTCACCCCTCCCCTCGGAGGGAGCATCCTCGACGGCGTCACCCGCGACACGGCCATCACCCTGCTCAGGGAGTGGGGCGCCAAGGTGTCGGAGCGGCCGGTCTCCATCGACGAGGTGAGGGAGGCCCACGCCCGCGGCGAGCTTCGCGAGGTCTTCGGCACCGGCACGGCTGCGGTGATCTCGCCCGTGAAGGAGCTCTGCTACCACGGGGAGTCCCTGGTGGTCGGCGACGGCAAGATGGGAGAGCTCTCCCGCCGCCTCTACGACACCATCACCGGGATCCAGTACGGCAAGCTCCCGGACACCCGCGGCTGGCTCCGCGCGGTCTGAGGCGAAGAATAGCGCGAGCTGAGGAGATCGGGCCCGCTTCTGCGGGACCGATTCCTTCACCGGCGACGGCTGCGCGGCGGCGACGCGGGAGCGGGAAGGACCACCGTCGGATGGGGCTCCAGGAGCTCCACGCCCTCGGGGAGGTTCTCGATCTTCACCGGAAGCGGGAGCCGCGCGTCGACCTTCGATGGCTCGCCCGCTGACGCCCGCAGGCGGTTCTCGTCGAGCGCATCCAGGACGAGCTTCGGCCCGCGCAGCCTCGCCTGGGCGAAGAACGCGCCTCCACCCAGCCCCTGGATCGGTACGCGGACGGTCTTCTCGATCCGCTCGGGCACGATCGTGATCCGCACCTCGGGCTTCTCCGTACCACCCAGCCGGCAGTGCGGGCCCGGAGGCTCGATCCCGGTCGTGACGACGAGCTGATCGACGGCGCCGGCGAGGTCCACCGGGATCGTCCGGGCGGCGCGCACCTCGCGAAGCTCCCGCTGCGGCCCCTCGACCTCGACCTCGGTCGGCTTCACCTCGACCTTGTCGATGACGTATCCCGGCGCGACGCTCCCCTGCAGCGCCACCTTGAGCGGAAGCCGCCTCCGCTCCTTGGCTTCCAGCTTGAGGCTCACGGCCGAGGGGGAGATCGCGACGACCTTGAGGTCCGGGGGAACGCCGAGCTGCTCCTCCCGGATTCGGACGAGGCTCACGCCCCGCTCGAAGGTAGAGAGGTCGAGGACGACGGGCCCCAGGGCGGTCGGGTCGAGGGCGCGGACCCGACCGGACGGGCCGGCTACACGCACCGTGACCTCGGATGGCACTTCCCCGGTGTTGATCAGACCGTCCGGCTCGCGGAGCATCAGTCGCACCGCCACGGAGGTGGTCACCTCCTGCTCGTTCCGGACGGCGAGGAAGATCACGAGGCCCAGGACGAGGGAGAAGAGCTTGAGGCCCAGGTTCTCGGCGAAGATGTCGCGGATCATGCCGCCACCGCCCCGGTGCGCGCGATCCCGACGCCGTTCGCGGCTCGCCGCGCCCGCATCACGCGGCCACCTTTCTCTGGCGCTGCGGCAAGGAGCCGCGACGCGGCGGCGCATAGAGCCGCAGCAGGAACTTGCGCAGGACCTCCGGGTCCATGTCCCGGTGGATCTTCCCTCCCACTGCGAGTGAGATCCTCCCCCGCTCCTCCGAGACCACGATCACCGCGGCGTCGACGTCCTCCGTGAGGCCGATCGCGGAGCGATGACGCGTGCCGAGGTCGTGGTCGACGGTGGGATTCGCCGACAGCGGGAGCACGCACTTGGCGGCGGCGATCCGCCCCTTCGAGATCACCACCGCGCCGTCGTGGAGCGGCGTGCCCGGCTGGAACATCGAGAGGAGGATCTCGTCGGAGATCTCGGCGTCGACGCGGATGCCCTGGTGGATCAGCTCGTCCAGCTCCGCGGTGCGCTCCAGGACGATTAGCGCGCCGTGCCGCCGCTGCGCCAGCTTCACCGCCGCCTGCACGAGCTCCTCGATCCGCGAGGCCTCGCCGGCGCGGTCGTAGCCGAGGCTCCAGCCCTGGCCCAGCCTCGCGAGGCCGCGGCGGATGTCCCCCTGGAAGAGGACGATGATCCCGAAGATGAACGAGTAGGAGAGGAACTGGCTCACCAGCCAGTGGAAGGTGTGGAGGCCGAGCCACTTCGAGGCGAAGAAGGCGACGGTGATCATGCCCAGGCCCACGAGCATGGGCACCGCGGTCGTCCCCTTGATCAGCAGCAGGACGCGGTAGATGACGTAGGAGACGATGAGGACGTCGGCGATCGCCATCGCGACCTGCCAGCTTCCACCGAGCCCGAAGAGCCCGTTCAGGTCCATCCGTCGTCCTCGGCGGCGAAGAAGTCGCCGCCCTCCTCGCCAAGGGCGATCGCGTCCGCCACCCGGACCGCGTCGCGGCATGCCGCCACGTCGTGGACCCGCACCACCGCGGCCCCGCCCAGGATGGCGGCGACGA
The Vulgatibacter incomptus DNA segment above includes these coding regions:
- the glmM gene encoding phosphoglucosamine mutase, encoding MNEAKPASRKLFGTDGVRGVANIHPMTAEMALQLGRALAFLIRNGSHRHKIVIGKDTRLSGYMLEGALMSGVCSMGVDAVLVGPIPTPGISFLVESMRADAGAVISASHNPYQDNGIKFFARDGFKLPDETEARLESLIFDNKIEHLRPTATKVGKAFRIDDAGARYVVHLKAIFPRSLTLEGMTVVIDCGNGAAYKVAPMVFEELGAKVIRLGVEPDGKNINNGAGALHPERMCKAVVRHKAQIGIALDGDADRVIVADEKGEVIDGDAIMAICGRHLLAKKHLAKKTVVATVMSNMGLDLAMAEVGGKVVRTQVGDRYVVERMRRDGLNFGGEQSGHLVFLDHATTGDGIVAALSLLAVMLETGKPLSELSHVFVPVPQTLLNVPVKQRRDLDELPTVLKTIRGVELKLGKDGRVLVRFSGTEAKARVLVEGPDARSNETYAREISEALTQALR
- a CDS encoding branched-chain amino acid aminotransferase, with translation MSHIQFVPAATRKPKPDEGGLGFGRIFTDHMLLADYDVDKGWHGARIVPYGPLSLDPAAAVLHYGQELFEGIKAFRGGDGKVRLFRTEKNCERMAAGAARLCIPPIDPAFMLEMITELVRVEQDWVPRAPGTALYIRPTLIATEPFLGVRPAKTYTFFVVLSPVGAYYAEGIDPVRIWVEAKYVRAARGGLGAVKAGANYAASLLAGEEAKKKGYAQVLWLDAIEHRWFEEVGTMNLFLRIGDEVVTPPLGGSILDGVTRDTAITLLREWGAKVSERPVSIDEVREAHARGELREVFGTGTAAVISPVKELCYHGESLVVGDGKMGELSRRLYDTITGIQYGKLPDTRGWLRAV
- a CDS encoding YbbR-like domain-containing protein gives rise to the protein MIRDIFAENLGLKLFSLVLGLVIFLAVRNEQEVTTSVAVRLMLREPDGLINTGEVPSEVTVRVAGPSGRVRALDPTALGPVVLDLSTFERGVSLVRIREEQLGVPPDLKVVAISPSAVSLKLEAKERRRLPLKVALQGSVAPGYVIDKVEVKPTEVEVEGPQRELREVRAARTIPVDLAGAVDQLVVTTGIEPPGPHCRLGGTEKPEVRITIVPERIEKTVRVPIQGLGGGAFFAQARLRGPKLVLDALDENRLRASAGEPSKVDARLPLPVKIENLPEGVELLEPHPTVVLPAPASPPRSRRR
- the cdaA gene encoding diadenylate cyclase CdaA, translated to MDLNGLFGLGGSWQVAMAIADVLIVSYVIYRVLLLIKGTTAVPMLVGLGMITVAFFASKWLGLHTFHWLVSQFLSYSFIFGIIVLFQGDIRRGLARLGQGWSLGYDRAGEASRIEELVQAAVKLAQRRHGALIVLERTAELDELIHQGIRVDAEISDEILLSMFQPGTPLHDGAVVISKGRIAAAKCVLPLSANPTVDHDLGTRHRSAIGLTEDVDAAVIVVSEERGRISLAVGGKIHRDMDPEVLRKFLLRLYAPPRRGSLPQRQRKVAA